One window from the genome of Poecilia reticulata strain Guanapo linkage group LG9, Guppy_female_1.0+MT, whole genome shotgun sequence encodes:
- the srrd gene encoding SRR1-like protein isoform X1 codes for MSSDSVEEWQVVRRGKGASRKFRSHQQIPSVCLQEQLDVEKLVRRIRDTVSELRAGEFWQQWKNQLLVSTSPSRPSDSIKTEGQQEKDTEATVRQQLECVCYGLGSFSSCVSARYQLAMLLLLLDAGHIPLKDCALYDPAFTVAEKDILRELGLTVLTQNEEGKRLATKPTLFYLMHCGKALYNNLLWQNWNPHCLSLVTIIGNCFSGIRERTIERELKRDYSYISRAVDLCEERLLPCPSRLVDVFSDTAIITFPSDRLNKLPSSTWTDSPEPQYQHCSDLEIILKQTPVLDSPETGLS; via the exons atgtcGTCGGATTCTGTAGAAGAGTGGCAGGTAGTTCGACGGGGAAAAGGTGCATCAAGGAAATTTAGATCTCACCAACAAATCCCTTCTGTATGTCTTCAGGAGCAGCTGGATGTTGAGAAACTTGTCAGACGGATCAGAGACACAGT GTCTGAGCTGAGAGCTGGAGagttttggcaacaatggaaaa ATCAGCTTCTAGTTTCAACATCCCCATCAAGACCTTCAGACAGTATAAAGACTGAAGGCCAGCAGGAGAAGGACACAGAGGCGACAGTACGCCAGCAGCTGGAGTGTGTGTGCTACGGCCTCGGCTCCTTTTCTTCGTGTGTCTCAGCCCGCTACCAGCTTGCCatgttgctgctgctactgGATGCAGGACAT ATTCCCTTGAAGGATTGCGCTCTTTATGATCCTGCATTCACCGTGGcagaaaaggacattttaagAGAGCTGGGTTTGACTGTGCTTACACAAAATGAG GAGGGGAAGCGTCTGGCCACTAAGCCCACCTTATTTTATCTGATGCACTGTGGAAAAGCCCTTTACAACAACCTGCTGTGGCAGAACTGGAACCCACACTGTTTGTCTCTGGTTACGATCATCGGAAACTGCTTCAGCGGCATCAGAGAGAG GACCATCGAGAGGGAGTTGAAGCGGGATTACAGCTACATTAGCAGAGCTGTGGATTTGTGTGAAGAGAGACTTCTGCCTTGTCCTTCCCGTCTGGTAGACGTCTTCAGTGACACAGCAATTATCACTTTTCCTTCGGACCGACTAAACAAACTCCCCTCATCTACTTGGACTGACTCACCTGAACCACAATACCAACATTGCTCAGATTTAGAAATTATACTGAAACAAACACCCGTCTTAGACTCTCCTGAAACAGGTCTTAGCTAA
- the srrd gene encoding SRR1-like protein isoform X2, which translates to MSSDSVEEWQEQLDVEKLVRRIRDTVSELRAGEFWQQWKNQLLVSTSPSRPSDSIKTEGQQEKDTEATVRQQLECVCYGLGSFSSCVSARYQLAMLLLLLDAGHIPLKDCALYDPAFTVAEKDILRELGLTVLTQNEEGKRLATKPTLFYLMHCGKALYNNLLWQNWNPHCLSLVTIIGNCFSGIRERTIERELKRDYSYISRAVDLCEERLLPCPSRLVDVFSDTAIITFPSDRLNKLPSSTWTDSPEPQYQHCSDLEIILKQTPVLDSPETGLS; encoded by the exons atgtcGTCGGATTCTGTAGAAGAGTGGCAG GAGCAGCTGGATGTTGAGAAACTTGTCAGACGGATCAGAGACACAGT GTCTGAGCTGAGAGCTGGAGagttttggcaacaatggaaaa ATCAGCTTCTAGTTTCAACATCCCCATCAAGACCTTCAGACAGTATAAAGACTGAAGGCCAGCAGGAGAAGGACACAGAGGCGACAGTACGCCAGCAGCTGGAGTGTGTGTGCTACGGCCTCGGCTCCTTTTCTTCGTGTGTCTCAGCCCGCTACCAGCTTGCCatgttgctgctgctactgGATGCAGGACAT ATTCCCTTGAAGGATTGCGCTCTTTATGATCCTGCATTCACCGTGGcagaaaaggacattttaagAGAGCTGGGTTTGACTGTGCTTACACAAAATGAG GAGGGGAAGCGTCTGGCCACTAAGCCCACCTTATTTTATCTGATGCACTGTGGAAAAGCCCTTTACAACAACCTGCTGTGGCAGAACTGGAACCCACACTGTTTGTCTCTGGTTACGATCATCGGAAACTGCTTCAGCGGCATCAGAGAGAG GACCATCGAGAGGGAGTTGAAGCGGGATTACAGCTACATTAGCAGAGCTGTGGATTTGTGTGAAGAGAGACTTCTGCCTTGTCCTTCCCGTCTGGTAGACGTCTTCAGTGACACAGCAATTATCACTTTTCCTTCGGACCGACTAAACAAACTCCCCTCATCTACTTGGACTGACTCACCTGAACCACAATACCAACATTGCTCAGATTTAGAAATTATACTGAAACAAACACCCGTCTTAGACTCTCCTGAAACAGGTCTTAGCTAA
- the srrd gene encoding SRR1-like protein isoform X3: MKTLSLDQLLVSTSPSRPSDSIKTEGQQEKDTEATVRQQLECVCYGLGSFSSCVSARYQLAMLLLLLDAGHIPLKDCALYDPAFTVAEKDILRELGLTVLTQNEEGKRLATKPTLFYLMHCGKALYNNLLWQNWNPHCLSLVTIIGNCFSGIRERTIERELKRDYSYISRAVDLCEERLLPCPSRLVDVFSDTAIITFPSDRLNKLPSSTWTDSPEPQYQHCSDLEIILKQTPVLDSPETGLS; the protein is encoded by the exons ATGAAAACCTTGTCTTTAGATCAGCTTCTAGTTTCAACATCCCCATCAAGACCTTCAGACAGTATAAAGACTGAAGGCCAGCAGGAGAAGGACACAGAGGCGACAGTACGCCAGCAGCTGGAGTGTGTGTGCTACGGCCTCGGCTCCTTTTCTTCGTGTGTCTCAGCCCGCTACCAGCTTGCCatgttgctgctgctactgGATGCAGGACAT ATTCCCTTGAAGGATTGCGCTCTTTATGATCCTGCATTCACCGTGGcagaaaaggacattttaagAGAGCTGGGTTTGACTGTGCTTACACAAAATGAG GAGGGGAAGCGTCTGGCCACTAAGCCCACCTTATTTTATCTGATGCACTGTGGAAAAGCCCTTTACAACAACCTGCTGTGGCAGAACTGGAACCCACACTGTTTGTCTCTGGTTACGATCATCGGAAACTGCTTCAGCGGCATCAGAGAGAG GACCATCGAGAGGGAGTTGAAGCGGGATTACAGCTACATTAGCAGAGCTGTGGATTTGTGTGAAGAGAGACTTCTGCCTTGTCCTTCCCGTCTGGTAGACGTCTTCAGTGACACAGCAATTATCACTTTTCCTTCGGACCGACTAAACAAACTCCCCTCATCTACTTGGACTGACTCACCTGAACCACAATACCAACATTGCTCAGATTTAGAAATTATACTGAAACAAACACCCGTCTTAGACTCTCCTGAAACAGGTCTTAGCTAA